The Planctomycetia bacterium DNA window CTCTGCACCGCCACTGCCGGCGCCGCAGCCTTGCAGGACTTCGACGTCGTAATCGCCCGACACGGGGGCGGTGAATTGCCATTCCGCCCAGTCGTTGGGATTCACCCAGTAGCCCAGCGTGTCTTTGTGGGCTTCCGGTTCGTAGCGCAGCTTCTCGCCATGCACCGTGGCGTCGCGCGCGTGGAGGATGACCGCGCCGGTCGGCGAGTCGGAATCGCGCCGTCGATCGGTCGACGCTTTCATGCGTTTCCTCCAGGTGGTCCAGTCGCCGCGAACTGCAGTGAACGAATCCGCCGCGCGCTCCGCAGATGTATCGAACTCCTCGTAGATCGCACGCCAACGCGCTAGTTCAAACGCCGGATTCACGACGTTCTGCTGGACATTGCTGGCGCGCCGCCAGGCTTCCAATTTGCCGCGCAATTCCGCGACGCGCTCGGGATGCTCCGCACCGACGTCGTGGCGTTCGGCGGGATCCTTCACGAGATCAAACAGCTCGCAGCGGCCGTCCTCGTAATGCTCGATGAGCTTCCAATCCCCGTCACGAATCGCGCCGCCGGGTCGACCGCCCTGGTTCGTATAGTGTGGGAAGTGCCAGTAGAAAGTCTGCGGCGAGGAAGCTTGCTCGCCTCGCAACATCGATGTAAGTGACGTTGGAGCATTCCCAGACGAGGCGAAACTTGCCAACGTCGCTGGCCAATCGGAGTTAATCGTTGGCGCATCGACGACTGCGCCGGCGGGAATCGACTCCGTCCAGCGCGCTACGAGCGGAATGCGCAGCCCGCCCTCGCAGAGATAGCCCTTACCGGCCCGGAACGGCGTGTTGTGCGTGGCGGGCGTGAGTTCTCCCTCGGGCACGTGGAGGCCGCCGTTGTCGGAAGTGAACACGATCAATGTTTGCTCGCCGAGTCCGAATTCATCGATGCAATCGACGATCTGCCCAACCGATTCGTCGAGCGTTTCGATCGTCGCCGCGTACGTGGGATTGAACGCGCCCGCGAATTTCTCCACGCGCTCTGGTTGCGCGGCGAGCGGAATGTGTGGATTGTTGTGTGCCACGTACAGAAAGAACTGCCGGTCGCGATTAGCTTTGATAAATCCGACGGCCGCCATCGCCAACTCGAATTCCCCTTTACCCCCTTCCGTCGAAGA harbors:
- a CDS encoding sulfatase-like hydrolase/transferase, with the protein product MRPLCFLIVLLGVLLQHGVAAPPNIVFIVADDLGVNDLRCYGREDHATPRLDALAAQGVRFTSAYCAQPICSASRAALMTGKSPAELHLTTYLPGRPDAPSQLLLHPPIEKQLPLAEVTIAETLKAAGYATACIGKWHLGDAGFSPREQGFDVYFPGHAKTEPSSTEGGKGEFELAMAAVGFIKANRDRQFFLYVAHNNPHIPLAAQPERVEKFAGAFNPTYAATIETLDESVGQIVDCIDEFGLGEQTLIVFTSDNGGLHVPEGELTPATHNTPFRAGKGYLCEGGLRIPLVARWTESIPAGAVVDAPTINSDWPATLASFASSGNAPTSLTSMLRGEQASSPQTFYWHFPHYTNQGGRPGGAIRDGDWKLIEHYEDGRCELFDLVKDPAERHDVGAEHPERVAELRGKLEAWRRASNVQQNVVNPAFELARWRAIYEEFDTSAERAADSFTAVRGDWTTWRKRMKASTDRRRDSDSPTGAVILHARDATVHGEKLRYEPEAHKDTLGYWVNPNDWAEWQFTAPVSGDYDVEVLQGCGAGSGGAEVELRCGEQVVRFTVEETGHFQRFIPRGVGRLTLPSDRSSTLEVRAVKKPNAAVMDLRRITLRGVDAAAPE